A genomic segment from Bradyrhizobium sp. CB1015 encodes:
- a CDS encoding pirin family protein gives MSWQPSNDPVLGDPMSCDALDLVIVPRTRDLGDGFAVRRALPHGKRQMVGPFIFFDHFGPVQFVSGKGMDVRPHPHIGLATVTYLFDGAIMHRDSEGNVQEIAPGAMNLMTAGRGIAHSERTPDAQRASGQKMLGLQSWIALPAGSEEIAPSFQHYAAGDLPMISERDFTARVIAGSAFGITSPVSMVSPWFYTEVTAAAGASMPLDPDHEERAIYVVDGEVEIANERYEGPRLLIFRPGDRITVKALKATRMMFLGGDALEGPRHIWWNFVSSSKERIEQAKQDWKTGRFAAVPQEHEFIPLPE, from the coding sequence ATGAGCTGGCAGCCCTCGAACGATCCCGTGCTCGGCGATCCCATGTCCTGCGATGCGCTCGATCTCGTCATCGTGCCACGCACGCGCGATCTCGGCGACGGGTTCGCGGTGCGGCGGGCTTTGCCGCACGGCAAGCGGCAGATGGTGGGGCCCTTCATCTTCTTCGATCATTTCGGTCCCGTGCAGTTCGTCTCCGGCAAGGGCATGGACGTGCGGCCGCATCCGCATATCGGGCTTGCCACCGTCACCTATCTGTTCGACGGCGCGATCATGCATCGCGACAGCGAGGGCAACGTCCAGGAGATCGCGCCCGGCGCGATGAACCTGATGACGGCCGGCCGCGGCATCGCGCATTCCGAGCGCACGCCGGATGCGCAGCGCGCCTCGGGCCAGAAGATGCTCGGCCTGCAAAGCTGGATCGCGCTGCCGGCAGGCTCGGAAGAGATCGCGCCGTCGTTCCAGCATTATGCGGCTGGCGACCTGCCGATGATCTCGGAGCGCGATTTCACCGCGCGGGTGATCGCGGGCTCCGCCTTCGGCATCACCTCGCCCGTTTCGATGGTCTCGCCCTGGTTCTACACCGAGGTCACGGCGGCGGCGGGCGCGAGCATGCCGCTCGATCCCGATCATGAGGAGCGCGCGATCTATGTGGTCGACGGCGAGGTCGAGATCGCGAACGAGCGCTATGAGGGGCCGCGCCTCCTGATCTTCCGGCCCGGCGACCGCATCACCGTGAAGGCGCTGAAGGCGACGCGGATGATGTTTCTCGGCGGCGATGCGCTGGAAGGCCCGCGCCACATCTGGTGGAATTTCGTCTCTTCCAGCAAGGAGCGGATCGAGCAGGCCAAGCAGGACTGGAAAACCGGCCGCTTCGCGGCAGTTCCGCAGGAACATGAGTTCATTCCGCTGCCGGAATAG
- a CDS encoding phosphoribosylaminoimidazolesuccinocarboxamide synthase, whose protein sequence is MTTMLSSDLPLSKIGRGKVRDIYAVDGDRLLLVTTDRISAFDVVMGETIPMKGAVLTQISAFWFGELEGVVPHHMISADTDEIVAAVPALKPHRAEILGRAMLCKRTTVFPIECVIRGYLSGSAWKEYAASGTLAGEKLKPGLVESEKLEPAIFSPATKAESGHDENITIAKMRAVVGDEVAYTLESMTRATYTLGEELAREQGIIIADTKFEFGRDKDGRIILIDEVMTPDSSRFWAVDAYKPGQPQASFDKQPLRDYLDVERRAGRWNGDAPPPPLPASVVEATSKRYLEAYRRVTGKELKI, encoded by the coding sequence ATGACCACCATGCTCTCCAGCGACCTGCCTCTATCCAAGATCGGACGCGGCAAGGTGCGCGATATCTACGCCGTCGACGGCGACCGCCTGCTGCTCGTCACCACCGACCGCATCAGCGCGTTCGACGTCGTGATGGGCGAGACCATCCCGATGAAGGGCGCGGTGCTGACCCAGATCAGCGCGTTCTGGTTTGGCGAGCTCGAAGGCGTGGTGCCGCATCACATGATCAGCGCCGACACCGACGAGATCGTCGCGGCCGTGCCGGCGTTGAAACCGCACCGCGCCGAGATTCTCGGCCGCGCCATGCTGTGCAAGCGGACCACCGTGTTTCCGATCGAATGCGTGATCCGCGGCTATCTTTCAGGCTCCGCCTGGAAGGAATACGCCGCGAGCGGCACGCTCGCCGGCGAGAAGCTGAAGCCGGGCCTCGTCGAGAGCGAGAAGCTGGAGCCGGCGATCTTCAGCCCGGCGACCAAGGCCGAGAGCGGCCATGACGAGAACATCACCATCGCGAAGATGCGCGCGGTGGTCGGCGACGAGGTCGCCTACACGCTGGAGAGCATGACGCGGGCGACCTACACGCTCGGCGAGGAGCTCGCCCGCGAGCAGGGCATCATCATCGCCGACACCAAGTTCGAGTTCGGCCGCGACAAGGACGGCCGCATCATCCTGATCGACGAGGTGATGACGCCGGATTCTTCGCGCTTCTGGGCGGTGGACGCCTACAAGCCCGGCCAGCCGCAGGCGAGCTTCGACAAGCAACCCCTGCGCGACTATCTCGACGTCGAGCGCCGCGCCGGCCGCTGGAACGGCGACGCCCCGCCGCCGCCGCTGCCGGCCAGCGTGGTGGAGGCGACCAGCAAGCGATATCTGGAAGCGTATCGCCGCGTGACGGGGAAAGAGCTGAAGATTTAG
- a CDS encoding NAD-dependent succinate-semialdehyde dehydrogenase translates to MTPTAAARAPQATATLRDRLKDPSLLKEACYIDGAWVGTPVFAVNNPATGIELAKVPQLGADDTTRAVEAAERAFPGWAKHTAKQRSNILRKWFELITANREDLALILTSEQGKPLTEALGEVDIGAAYIEFFAEEARRVYGETIPTQRADARLLAIKQPIGVCGAITPWNFPNSMITRKVSPALAAGCTVVLKPANETPLSALALAVLAERAGIPKGVLNIITGDAPPIGKVLCEHPAVRFVGFTGSTAVGKILYQQASVGVKRLGLELGGNAPFIVFDDADIDAAVEGAIVSKYRNMGQTCVCANRIYAQDKIYDEFVHKLSKKVAAMKIGDGTESGVTQGPLINMKAVDKVERHIADAVKRGAKVVTGGKRSELGRSFFEPTVLADVKPDSLVSQEETFGPLAPVIRFKDEADVIAMCNASPFGLASYFYSRDIGRVWRVAEALESGMVGVNTGLITTEVAPFGGVKESGLGREGSRHGMEEYVEIKYVMMAGV, encoded by the coding sequence ATGACACCGACCGCCGCCGCACGCGCCCCGCAAGCCACCGCAACCCTGCGCGACCGGTTGAAGGACCCCTCGCTGCTGAAGGAAGCCTGCTACATCGACGGCGCCTGGGTCGGCACGCCGGTCTTCGCCGTCAACAATCCCGCCACAGGGATCGAGCTCGCGAAGGTGCCGCAGCTTGGTGCTGACGACACCACCCGGGCGGTCGAAGCCGCAGAGCGCGCCTTTCCGGGCTGGGCCAAGCACACGGCCAAGCAGCGTTCCAATATCTTACGCAAATGGTTCGAGCTGATCACCGCCAACCGCGAGGATCTCGCGCTGATCCTCACCTCCGAGCAGGGCAAGCCGCTCACCGAGGCCCTCGGCGAGGTCGATATCGGCGCCGCCTATATCGAGTTCTTTGCGGAAGAAGCCCGCCGCGTCTATGGCGAGACCATCCCGACCCAGCGCGCCGATGCGCGCCTGCTCGCCATCAAGCAGCCGATCGGCGTCTGCGGTGCGATCACGCCGTGGAATTTCCCGAACTCGATGATCACGCGCAAAGTGTCTCCGGCGCTGGCCGCGGGCTGCACCGTGGTGCTCAAGCCCGCCAACGAGACGCCGCTGTCGGCGCTGGCGCTGGCCGTGCTCGCCGAGCGGGCCGGCATCCCCAAGGGCGTGCTCAACATCATCACGGGTGACGCACCGCCGATCGGCAAGGTGCTGTGCGAGCATCCGGCGGTGCGCTTCGTCGGCTTCACCGGCTCGACCGCCGTCGGCAAGATCCTCTATCAGCAGGCTTCCGTCGGCGTGAAGCGGCTCGGCCTCGAGCTCGGCGGCAACGCGCCGTTCATCGTGTTCGACGATGCCGACATCGACGCGGCGGTCGAAGGTGCGATCGTCTCGAAGTATCGCAACATGGGCCAGACCTGCGTCTGCGCCAACCGCATCTACGCCCAGGACAAGATTTACGACGAGTTCGTGCACAAGCTGTCGAAGAAGGTCGCGGCGATGAAGATCGGCGACGGCACCGAGAGCGGCGTCACGCAGGGGCCCCTGATCAACATGAAGGCGGTCGACAAGGTCGAGCGCCACATTGCCGACGCCGTCAAGCGCGGCGCCAAGGTCGTCACCGGGGGCAAGCGCAGCGAGCTCGGACGCTCCTTCTTCGAGCCGACGGTGCTGGCCGACGTCAAGCCGGACTCGCTGGTGTCGCAGGAGGAGACCTTCGGTCCGCTCGCACCCGTGATCCGCTTCAAGGACGAGGCCGACGTCATCGCGATGTGCAACGCCTCTCCATTCGGCCTCGCTTCGTACTTCTATTCCCGCGATATCGGCCGTGTCTGGCGCGTCGCCGAAGCGCTGGAATCAGGCATGGTCGGCGTCAACACCGGCCTCATCACCACCGAGGTCGCGCCCTTCGGCGGCGTCAAGGAAAGCGGCTTGGGCCGAGAAGGCTCGCGCCACGGCATGGAAGAATATGTCGAAATCAAATACGTGATGATGGCGGGGGTGTGA
- a CDS encoding adenosine kinase has translation MADVKYDVLGIGNALFDVLVRTDEAFLAKHGMAKGSMSLIDEARAAAIYKDMGPATEVSGGSAANTIVGIGSLGARAAYVGKVKDDQIGKLYVHDIRAAGVVFNTPAATDGPATGCSYILVTGDGERTMNTYLGAAQDLSPADIDPAEIAGAGIVYLEGYLWDPKNAKEAFVKAAKIAHDAKRKVALTLSDSFCVDRYRDEFLSLMRGGTVDIVFANESELHSLYMTSDFDTALKQLRNDVNLGIVTRSEKGCMVVSSEDAVAAPAFPVEKVVDTTGAGDLFAAGFLYGLARNFGYKQCGELGALAAAEVIQHIGARPQVSLKELAQQRGLTG, from the coding sequence ATGGCTGACGTGAAATATGACGTTCTCGGCATCGGCAACGCGCTGTTCGACGTGCTGGTTCGGACCGACGAGGCTTTTCTGGCCAAGCATGGCATGGCCAAGGGCAGCATGTCGCTGATCGACGAGGCGCGCGCGGCCGCCATCTACAAGGACATGGGTCCGGCGACCGAGGTCTCGGGCGGCTCGGCCGCCAACACCATCGTCGGCATCGGCAGCCTGGGGGCACGCGCCGCCTATGTCGGCAAGGTCAAGGACGACCAGATCGGCAAGCTCTACGTTCACGACATTCGCGCCGCCGGCGTCGTCTTCAACACGCCCGCCGCCACGGACGGCCCCGCCACAGGCTGCTCCTACATCCTGGTCACCGGCGACGGCGAGCGCACCATGAACACCTATCTCGGCGCGGCGCAGGACCTGTCGCCCGCCGACATCGACCCGGCCGAGATTGCCGGTGCTGGCATCGTCTATCTCGAAGGCTATCTCTGGGACCCCAAGAACGCCAAGGAGGCCTTCGTCAAGGCGGCCAAGATCGCCCATGACGCCAAGCGCAAGGTGGCGCTGACGCTGTCGGATTCCTTCTGCGTCGATCGCTATCGCGACGAGTTTCTTTCGCTGATGCGGGGCGGCACGGTCGACATCGTGTTCGCCAACGAGTCCGAGCTGCACTCGCTCTACATGACCTCGGACTTCGACACCGCGCTGAAGCAGCTGCGCAACGACGTCAATCTCGGAATCGTCACCCGCAGCGAGAAGGGCTGCATGGTGGTGTCGTCGGAAGACGCCGTCGCAGCGCCGGCCTTCCCGGTCGAGAAGGTGGTCGACACCACCGGCGCCGGCGACCTGTTCGCCGCCGGCTTCCTCTACGGCCTCGCGCGCAACTTCGGCTACAAGCAGTGCGGCGAGCTCGGCGCGCTCGCTGCCGCCGAGGTCATCCAGCACATCGGCGCCCGCCCGCAGGTGTCGCTGAAGGAGCTGGCGCAGCAGCGCGGGCTGACGGGGTAG